A window of the Phragmites australis chromosome 20, lpPhrAust1.1, whole genome shotgun sequence genome harbors these coding sequences:
- the LOC133902303 gene encoding protein SCO1 homolog 2, mitochondrial-like isoform X2: MRQFSEQNESSPQPLIYYIVPSALLAFAGLATFVHYNDERRAVPLGEGARQTSVPKRCTTNRPAIGGPFKLYDTENNVVTESKLRGNWTLMYFGYTSCPDVGPAEVQKMADVIKLLESKYDTKITPLFVTIDPQRDSPVQLKAYLSEFDPRIVGLTGSISAVRQIAQEYRVFFKRVEEIGQDYLVESSPNMYLLDPCFETVRCFGVEYEASDLAVAITTEVQKASVSSTN; this comes from the exons ATGAGACAGTTTTCTGAACAGAATGAGTCAAGTCCTCAGCCATTGATATACTACATTGTC CCATCTGCTCTGCTAGCTTTTGCTGGACTAGCCACTTTTGTTCATTACAATGATGAGAGGCGTGCGGTTCCCTTAG GTGAAGGAGCAAGACAGACCAGCGTTCCCAAAAGGTGTACTACTAATAGACCTGCGATAGGAGGTCCATTTAAGCTATATGATACAGAAAACAATGTGGTGACTGAATCGAAGCTTCGAGGAAATTGGACTCTGATGTACTTTGGCTATACATCATGCCCAGATGTGGGGCCAGCAGAAGTTCAGAAGATGGCTGATGTTATTAAGCTTTTAG AGTCAAAGTATGATACCAAGATTACACCACTCTTTGTCACTATTGATCCTCAACGCGATTCACCCGTTCAGCTTAAGGCATACCTTAGTG AGTTTGACCCAAGAATAGTAGGACTAACAGGCTCTATCAGTGCAGTAAGACAGATTGCACAGGAATACCGTGTTTTCTTTAAAAGAGTAGAGGAAATTGGTCAGGACTATCTTGTAGAAAGCTCTCCTAATAT GTACTTGTTAGATCCATGCTTTGAGACAGTAAGATGCTTTGGGGTTGAGTATGAGGCATCAGACCTAGCTGTGGCGATAACAACAGAAGTCCAgaaagcatctgtgtcatcaacgAATTAG
- the LOC133901950 gene encoding uncharacterized protein LOC133901950 yields MRKTAVAMGGGAGGKGGTAPTDLLVCFPTRQHLALMPKPICSPSRSTMDKAAAARRRQLQLPGASVAGGGRGRASSPMFQGSKAKQKAEDDGEPQSPKVTCAGQIKVGRPKKAKPGATAATKHSNGGGGGRSWLTVVEEIERLHGRRKKVGWLEGVGIRRDALPFLGGLLRSLRLKARCFGSLHGAVDSSTDDEDDGAEEHEGKHGAGGSASASVFSKWLMVLEGGQEPMEQDSGDDEEHRQEDERQSKVTDDCSPAPPPNALLLMRCRSAPAKGMSRRGTGEPPASEVEQEKSSVDAVTGDGHGSTEEDRDELVFMSTAPGFLKLSIDIAKETWVVGGGDPLARSRSWKR; encoded by the coding sequence ATGAGGAAGACGGCGGTGGCGATGGGAGGGGGAGCCGGTGGCAAGGGAGGCACGGCCCCGACGGACCTGCTGGTCTGCTTCCCCACGCGGCAGCACCTGGCGTTGATGCCCAAGCCCATCTGCAGCCCGTCCCGGAGCACTATGGAcaaggcggccgccgcgcgccggCGCCAGCTCCAGCTTCCGGGCGCGAGCGTTGCTGGTGGCGGGAGAGGGCGCGCTAGTAGCCCGATGTTCCAGGGGTCCAAGGCGAAGCAGAAGGCGGAGGACGACGGCGAGCCGCAGTCGCCCAAGGTGACATGCGCCGGGCAGATCAAGGTCGGCCGGCCCAAGAAGGCTAAGCCGGGCGCGACGGCAGCGACGAAGCACAgtaatggcggcggcggtgggaggAGCTGGCTCACCGTGGTGGAGGAGATCGAGCGGCTGCACGggcggaggaagaaggtggGCTGGCTCGAGGGCGTCGGGATCAGGAGGGACGCGCTGCCGTTCCTCGGCGGCTTGCTCCGGAGCCTGCGGCTCAAGGCGCGCTGCTTCGGCTCTCTCCACGGCGCGGTGGACTCCTCCACGGACGACGAAGACGACGGCGCGGAGGAGCACGAAGGCAAACACGGAGCCGGCGGGAGCGCCTCGGCGAGCGTCTTCTCCAAGTGGCTTATGGTGCTGGAAGGGGGCCAGGAGCCCATGGAGCAAGACTCCGGAGACGACGAAGAGCACCGCCAAGAAGACGAGCGACAGAGCAAGGTGACGGACGACTGctcccccgcgccgccgccgaacGCGCTGCTGCTCATGCGGTGCCGGTCGGCGCCGGCAAAGGGTATGTCCAGGAGAGGGACAGGGGAGCCGCCGGCCAGCGAGGTCGAGCAAGAGAAGAGTAGCGTGGACGCTGTCACGGGGGACGGTCACGGTAGTACAGAGGAGGACAGGGACGAGCTGGTGTTCATGAGCACGGCGCCCGGCTTCCTGAAGCTGTCAATAGACATCGCCAAAGAGACGTGGGTCGTCGGCGGCGGGGACCCCCTCGCGAGGAGCCGGAGCTGGAAGAGATGA
- the LOC133902303 gene encoding protein SCO1 homolog 2, mitochondrial-like isoform X1 produces MLTPRVLKLSLLRRLRAAAELPPPWRARVIPVRSYHSRGYSSGGNSKFDRPMRQFSEQNESSPQPLIYYIVPSALLAFAGLATFVHYNDERRAVPLGEGARQTSVPKRCTTNRPAIGGPFKLYDTENNVVTESKLRGNWTLMYFGYTSCPDVGPAEVQKMADVIKLLESKYDTKITPLFVTIDPQRDSPVQLKAYLSEFDPRIVGLTGSISAVRQIAQEYRVFFKRVEEIGQDYLVESSPNMYLLDPCFETVRCFGVEYEASDLAVAITTEVQKASVSSTN; encoded by the exons ATGCTGACCCCGCGCGTCCTCAAGCTCTCGCTgctccgccgcctccgcgcggccGCCGAGCTGCCCCCGCCGTGGCGGGCTCG GGTGATCCCTGTGCGGAGTTATCATTCTAGAGGTTATTCTAGTGGTGGAAACTCCAAGTTTGACAGGCCAATGAGACAGTTTTCTGAACAGAATGAGTCAAGTCCTCAGCCATTGATATACTACATTGTC CCATCTGCTCTGCTAGCTTTTGCTGGACTAGCCACTTTTGTTCATTACAATGATGAGAGGCGTGCGGTTCCCTTAG GTGAAGGAGCAAGACAGACCAGCGTTCCCAAAAGGTGTACTACTAATAGACCTGCGATAGGAGGTCCATTTAAGCTATATGATACAGAAAACAATGTGGTGACTGAATCGAAGCTTCGAGGAAATTGGACTCTGATGTACTTTGGCTATACATCATGCCCAGATGTGGGGCCAGCAGAAGTTCAGAAGATGGCTGATGTTATTAAGCTTTTAG AGTCAAAGTATGATACCAAGATTACACCACTCTTTGTCACTATTGATCCTCAACGCGATTCACCCGTTCAGCTTAAGGCATACCTTAGTG AGTTTGACCCAAGAATAGTAGGACTAACAGGCTCTATCAGTGCAGTAAGACAGATTGCACAGGAATACCGTGTTTTCTTTAAAAGAGTAGAGGAAATTGGTCAGGACTATCTTGTAGAAAGCTCTCCTAATAT GTACTTGTTAGATCCATGCTTTGAGACAGTAAGATGCTTTGGGGTTGAGTATGAGGCATCAGACCTAGCTGTGGCGATAACAACAGAAGTCCAgaaagcatctgtgtcatcaacgAATTAG